In the Syngnathus scovelli strain Florida chromosome 16, RoL_Ssco_1.2, whole genome shotgun sequence genome, one interval contains:
- the zgc:112183 gene encoding ras-related protein Rab-37 isoform X1 yields MSIRKTSLTQKQSKNGTSKYVLERCASINEYYDIAFKVMLLGDSSVGKTCILLRFKDGAFVGGNFIATVGIDFRNKVVDVDNLKVKLQIWDTAGQERFRSVTHAYYRDAQALLLLYDITNKPSFDNIRAWLNEIHEYAQKDVVIMLLGNKADMAAERVVKKEDGEKLAKEYGVPFMETSAKTGINVELAFLAIAKELKHRTTQQPNEPKFQIHDYIESQKHKTACCSLV; encoded by the exons ATGTCCATCAGGAAGACATCGTTGACGCAAAAGCAGTCTAAAAACGGGACTTCTAAATATGTGTTGGAGCGGTGCGCTTCTATTAACGAGTATTATGATATTGCCTTCAAG GTGATGCTGTTGGGAGACTCATCAGTGGGAAAGACATGCATCTTGCTGAGATTCAAAGACGGGGCATTTGTGGGAGGCAACTTTATTGCCACCGTTGGAATAGACTTTAGG aaTAAAGTGGTAGATGTCGACAACCTGAAAGTCAAACTCCAG ATCTGGGATACAGCCGGTCAGGAAAGATTCCGAAGCGTGACACACGCCTATTACAGAGATGCCCAAG CATTACTTCTGCTTTATGATATCACCAATAAGCCATCATTTGACAACATTAGG GCTTGGCTGAATGAAATACACGAATATGCCCAGAAGGATGTGGTCATCATGTTGCTCGGCAACAAG GCAGACATGGCCGCTGAGAGGGTGGTGAAAAAGGAGGATGGGGAGAAGTTGGCTAAG gaATATGGGGTGCCATTTATGGAGACCAGCGCAAAGACCGGCATCAACGTGGAGCTAGCCTTTCTAGCTATCGCAAA GGAGCTGAAGCACAGAACCACCCAACAGCCAAACGAGCCCAAGTTCCAAATACACGACTACATCGAATCTCAGAAGCACAAGACTGCTTGCTGCAGCCTTGTGTAG
- the zgc:112183 gene encoding ras-related protein Rab-37 isoform X2: protein MLLGDSSVGKTCILLRFKDGAFVGGNFIATVGIDFRNKVVDVDNLKVKLQIWDTAGQERFRSVTHAYYRDAQALLLLYDITNKPSFDNIRAWLNEIHEYAQKDVVIMLLGNKADMAAERVVKKEDGEKLAKEYGVPFMETSAKTGINVELAFLAIAKELKHRTTQQPNEPKFQIHDYIESQKHKTACCSLV, encoded by the exons ATGCTGTTGGGAGACTCATCAGTGGGAAAGACATGCATCTTGCTGAGATTCAAAGACGGGGCATTTGTGGGAGGCAACTTTATTGCCACCGTTGGAATAGACTTTAGG aaTAAAGTGGTAGATGTCGACAACCTGAAAGTCAAACTCCAG ATCTGGGATACAGCCGGTCAGGAAAGATTCCGAAGCGTGACACACGCCTATTACAGAGATGCCCAAG CATTACTTCTGCTTTATGATATCACCAATAAGCCATCATTTGACAACATTAGG GCTTGGCTGAATGAAATACACGAATATGCCCAGAAGGATGTGGTCATCATGTTGCTCGGCAACAAG GCAGACATGGCCGCTGAGAGGGTGGTGAAAAAGGAGGATGGGGAGAAGTTGGCTAAG gaATATGGGGTGCCATTTATGGAGACCAGCGCAAAGACCGGCATCAACGTGGAGCTAGCCTTTCTAGCTATCGCAAA GGAGCTGAAGCACAGAACCACCCAACAGCCAAACGAGCCCAAGTTCCAAATACACGACTACATCGAATCTCAGAAGCACAAGACTGCTTGCTGCAGCCTTGTGTAG
- the xylt2 gene encoding xylosyltransferase 2 — protein sequence MAASARVQKLLRRYKLAIAAALTILLIQSLVVWSLKSLEEGEAEKKARRSKLPDNNSQDQRRDATVLERHIALSGSNKGRLERTGGTTTGALRKGAGQKQGKPGVRLKNPLEQGQTGTELDGVAPHDPSSNLSEMRGAADVVAKLTGALPGEPGSVDGARQSPSSDFEPKCDIISKDAWSALHRASSQQCRQEIANLVCMHQAGQLMPDDLPQFCPQPGILSAAQSVGEPDNSLANVENPVRVVFVLMVHGRSVRQLKRLIKAIYHSDHYYYIHVDKRSGYMHREVLQIAQQYPNIRATPWRMVTIWGGASLLKAYLRSMQDLLALLDWKWDFFINLSGTDFPTRTNDELVAFLSQHRDKNFLKSHGRENTRFIKKQGLDRLFLECDNHMWRLGERKIPDGLEVTGGSDWFALTRRFVEYVINSQDDLVSGLKQFYSYTLLPAESFFHTVLGNSHMCDSLVDNNLRVTNWNRKLGCKCQYKHIVDWCGCSPNDFKPQDLIRIQQLSRPTFFARKFESSINQEAIEILDTHLYGQYAPGTVAVKAYWENQFEQMDGIGSLSDVMLTAHASLFRLGLKSLATPQGKKDACRFEPIGYPLSVHLYFYDDRFQGYLICQEVQAVGSKVKESIEMWAVPQTALVLEKNLKEFERLKHLEISTEWDPKERVFRNFGGIIGPLDEPLAVQKWAPGPNLTATVVWIDPAQVVAISYDITVDADTEYTYYKPSLQHPLRPGIWTVRVLKQWQRVAQLHFLIVPLSFNDKKPLSKDKDSWLHAGPPGNLYVDQSFQHLSSILKLPPQEPAMLEAQRNAQSVGPPLDVWVDWSVSNFWVTGNLCTAQTSSCTALVPCSKTTWSSLSPDPKSELGPVKSDGRIR from the exons ATGGCGGCCAGCGCAAGGGTGCAGAAGCTCCTCCGGCGATATAAACTAGCTATCGCCGCTGCCTTAACCATCCTTCTCATCCAAAGCCTCGTCGTGTGGAGCCTGAAAAGTCTGGAAGAGGGCGAGGCGGAG AAAAAAGCAAGACGATCTAAACTGCCCGACAACAACAGCCAGGATCAGAGGAGGGATGCCACGGTTTTAGAAAGACACATTGCGTTGTCTGGAAGTAATAAAGGCAGGCTGGAAAGAACCGGAGGCACGACAACCGGCGCACTTAGAAAAGGGGCCGGTCAAAAACAAGGAAAGCCGGGAGTCAGGCTGAAGAATCCCCTCGAGCAGGGGCAAACCGGCACCGAATTGGACGGTGTAGCACCCCACGACCCATCCAGTAACCTCAGTGAGATGCGAGGCGCCGCTGATGTGGTGGCCAAGTTAACCGGCGCCTTGCCAGGGGAGCCAGGCAGCGTGGACGGGGCACGCCAATCCCCCAGCAGTGATTTTGAGCCCAAATGTGACATCATAAGTAAGGATGCGTGGTCTGCTCTGCATCGTGCTAGCTCACAGCAGTGTCGCCAGGAGATCGCCAACCTTGTGTGCATGCATCAAGCCGGGCAGCTCATGCCGGATGACCTTCCGCAATTCTGCCCTCAGCCAG GCATATTGAGTGCCGCTCAGTCAGTTGGCGAGCCGGACAACAGCCTGGCCAACGTGGAGAACCCTGTCCGTGTGGTTTTCGTCCTGATGGTCCACGGCCGCTCTGTACGGCAGCTCAAGCGTCTCATTAAAGCCATCTACCACTCTGATCACTACTACTACATCCATGTAGACAAG CGGTCGGGCTACATGCACCGGGAAGTCCTCCAAATAGCCCAGCAGTACCCAAATATACGTGCCACGCCCTGGAGAATGGTGACCATCTGGGGCGGTGCCAGTCTGCTGAAGGCGTACCTGCGCAGCATGCAGGACCTCCTGGCCCTGCTGGATTGGAAGTGGGATTTCTTCATCAATCTCAGTGGCACAGACTTCCCCACCAG GACTAATGATGAGCTAGTGGCCTTTTTATCACAACACCGAGACAAGAACTTCCTCAAGTCCCATGGCAGAGAGAACACCCG GTTTATTAAAAAGCAGGGCCTCGATCGTCTCTTTCTCGAGTGTGACAACCACATGTGGCGCTTGGGAGAGCGCAAAATTCCCGATGGCCTGGAAGTGACGGGTGGCTCCGATTGGTTTGCGCTCACCCGCCGCTTTGTGGAGTATGTCATCAATTCCCAAGACGACCTGGTTTCGGGACTGAAGCAGTTCTATTCCTATACTTTGCTCCCTGCTGAG TCTTTCTTCCACACTGTGCTCGGAAACAGTCACATGTGCGACAGCCTGGTGGACAACAACCTCCGCGTGACCAACTGGAATCGTAAACTGGGCTGTAAATGCCAATACAAGCACATTGTGGATTGGTGCGGTTGCTCTCCCAATGACTTCAAACCCCAAGACCTCATTCGCATCCAG CAATTATCCCGGCCCACATTCTTTGCACGCAAGTTTGAGTCGTCAATAAACCAGGAAGCCATTGAAATCCTGGACACGCACCTGTACGGCCAGTACGCACCAGGAACTGTTGCCGTTAAGGCGTACTGGGAGAACCAGTTTGAGCAGATGGATGGCATAGGCTCGCTGAGTGATGTGATGCTCACTGCTCATGCTTCCTTGTTTCGCCTGGGCTTGAAAAGCCTTGCGACACCTCAGGGCAAAAAAGACGCCTGCAGGTTTGAACCTATCGGCTACCCTTTGTCAGTGCACTTGTACTTCTACGATGACCGCTTTCAAGGGTACTTGATATGTCAGGAAGTTCAGGCTGTGGGATCAAAGGTCAAGGAGTCAATAGAGATGTGGGCTGTGCCCCAGACGGCATTGGTCCTTGAGAAGAATCTTAAAGAGTTTGAAAGGCTCAAACACCTTGAG ATCAGTACAGAATGGGATCCAAAGGAAAGAGTTTTTCGTAATTTCGGCGGGATCATCGGCCCTTTGGATGAACCACTTGCGGTTCAGAAATGGGCTCCCGGGCCCAACCTCACCGCCACCGTCGTGTGGATTGACCCGGCCCAGGTGGTGGCAATTTCGTATGACATCACAGTGGATGCAGATACAGAATACACATATTACAAGCCATCCCTGCAGCACCCCCTACGGCCTGGCATTTGGACGGTGCGTGTATTGAAACAGTGGCAGCGTGTGGCCCAACTTCATTTCCTTATCGTACCTTTGAGCTTCAACGATAAGAAGCCACTGAGCAAAG ATAAGGACAGTTGGCTGCATGCAGGCCCACCTGGAAATTTGTACGTGGATCAGAGCTTCCAGCACTTGAGTTCCATACTGAAGTTGCCACCTCAAGAGCCTGCCATGCTGGAAGCGCAACGAAACGCCCAGTCCGTGGGCCCGCCCCTTGACGTCTGGGTTGACTGGAGTGTGTCAAACTTTTGGGTTACAGGAAACCTGTGCACTGCGCAGACTTCATCTTGCACAGCTTTGGTGCCATGCTCCAAAACTACCTGGAGCTCCCTGTCCCCGGACCCAAAGTCTGAACTGGGCCCGGTGAAAAGTGACGGGAGAATCAGGTAG
- the si:ch73-364h19.1 gene encoding uncharacterized protein si:ch73-364h19.1, which produces MTALVLNLMSSGTSLKATLTVYTSEMSATPSPTIPSSQMTSDQLTVVAACFSSLVFFVIILVLLSIIYRKDPQCCRLRSYQGPHADMDAPPQYYSSRQTLMGSSCLEPTHFLDGNNADESQLFYVGLPSSYSLPSLEAPLPRLPSYESVRKKDRQRQIHMMIADRFGLNGPIETEPPPSYEESVRQSVVLPYNILSSSLDASPTLGEHTNSAADVQSEPPPPPVSCGSSDNVLPV; this is translated from the exons ATGACAGCTTTGGTGTTAAATTTGATGAGTTCGGGGACATCTCTGAAAGCAACATTAACTGTTTATACGTCAGAAATGTCTGCAACTCCAAGTCCAACCATTCCCTCTTCTCAGATGACATCGGATCAACTCACCGTGGTCGCTGCTTGTT TTTCCTCCCTggtgttttttgtcattattttgGTCCTCCTGTCCATCATTTACCGCAAAGATCCTCAGTGCTGCAGATTGCGCTCCTATCAAGGCCCACATGCTGATATG GACGCTCCTCCTCAGTACTACAGCAGCAGACAGACACTGATGGGATCATCATGTTTAGAGCCGACACATTTTCTAGATGGCAACAATGCCGAT GAAAGTCAGCTGTTCTATGTCGGCCTACCCTCCAGCTACAGTCTGCCCTCTCTGGAGGCCCCCCTGCCCAGGCTTCCCTCCTACGAGAGTGTCCGAAAAAAGGATCGCCAGAGGCAGATCCACATGATGATTGCAGACCGCTTTGGCCTCAATGGGCCTATTGAGACGGAG CCACCTCCATCATATGAGGAGAGCGTTCGTCAGTCCGTGGTGCTGCCGTACAATATCCTCTCATCAAGTTTGGATGCTTCTCCCACGCTGGGTGAGCACACCAACTCTGCAGCTGATGTTCAAAGTGAGCCGCCACCTCCTCCGGTCAGCTGTGGGAGCAGCGACAATGTTCTTCCTGTATGA
- the si:ch211-120g10.1 gene encoding E3 ubiquitin-protein ligase TRIM21 — MLQCFHFMVEPIKNIAVQIKASNVKSKKKKTTDNLDEDQLLIIQLARDLGRVCQDSSVLELIWNQHEIWPTPLCWFFILEWASIFEKKRALQTDGWPETDCDKKCDLSEQQDMQKAKLGLLEWMKELRAQPEQSIQPGETVANILEDLRSAWRWGRVPNLLSAMELLMWTVMLQDSEKDIIPQKWLIWKQKTEIGALSYVPQPVWDWITNAAVEVTLNQDTANPDLLISDDDKRMRCGFERKDIPNYHQRFDGWWCAVGMVGYESGRHYWEAEVGERDWRLGVAKESALRKGFKSLNTDTGYLTLRLERGTELKALTVPFTALPAGLIPRKVGIYLDYEAGQLSFYDVDRRAHVYTYNECFNEKLFPLFGTVEIINDLVIRTLDANPQCLCATSCLWG; from the exons ATGTTGCAATGTTTTCACTTCATGGTGGAACCTATCAAAAACATCGCCGTTCAAATAAAG GCATCGAATGTGAAATCTAAGAAAAAGAAGACGACGGACAACTTGGATGAAGACCAGCTATTGATTATTCAACTGGCAAGAGATCTTGGTCGAGTATGCCAG GATTCATCAGTCCTGGAGCTCATCTGGAACCAGCATGAGATCTGGCCAACTCCTCTCTGCTGGTTCTTTATTCTTGAGTGGGCTTCTATCTTTGAAAAAAAG AGGGCCTTGCAGACCGATGGCTGGCCAGAAACTGATTGTGACAAAAAGTGTGATCTCTCTGAGCAGCAGGACATGCAAAAGGCCAAGTTAGGCCTCCTTGAATGGATGAAAGAACTGAGAGCTCAGCCTGAG CAAAGCATTCAGCCTGGAGAAACAGTGGCAAACATCCTAGAGGACTTAAGGTCAGCCTGGCGTTGGGGCCGTGTGCCAAACCTTCTGAGTGCCATGGAGCTACTCATGTGGACTGTGATGCTGCAGGATTCAGAAAAG GATATCATACCGCAGAAGTGGTTGATCTGGAAGCAGAAAACAGAAATTG GTGCTCTGTCTTATGTTCCTCAGCCAG tgtGGGATTGGATCACAAACGCTGCAG TGGAAGTGACTCTGAACCAAGATACAGCAAATCCTGATCTTCTCATCTCTGATGATGATAAGAGGATGCGTTGTGGATTTGAGAGGAAAGATATTCCTAACTACCACCAGCGCTTTGATGGCTGGTGGTGCGCTGTTGGAATGGTAGGCTATGAATCGGGCCGCCATTACTGGGAGGCGGAGGTGGGTGAGCGAGACTGGCGCCTGGGCGTGGCCAAGGAGTCCGCTCTTAGGAAAGGCTTCAAGTCCCTCAACACCGACACGGGTTATCTGACCCTGCGTTTAGAGAGAGGCACTGAGCTTAAGGCACTCACCGTGCCCTTCACTGCACTGCCGGCGGGCCTCATCCCTCGAAAAGTGGGTATCTACCTTGACTACGAAGCTGGCCAGCTGTCCTTCTATGACGTGGACCGGCGTGCCCACGTCTATACTTATAATGAGTGCTTCAATGAGAAGCTCTTCCCACTGTTTGGCACAGTGGAGATCATTAATGATCTGGTGATAAGGACCCTCGACGCCAATCCCCAATGTCTCTGCGCCACATCCTGCCTGTGGGGTTGA